In Candidatus Promineifilum breve, one genomic interval encodes:
- a CDS encoding class II aldolase/adducin family protein produces MPKSAVRETYHYLVGSVGHWSAPVSRTLDERVRDTLIPRRSREAFVAAVRSAAAAGLTAGTLSEASIRLGQEKFAITTRTCRASAITEDDLTVAALHDRWVIGREELPRFAPLHRLFYRATAAGAVLLTQPVAALTIAARRLAPPAHLLADAAADVGDLICFDFQPGDDVLAETDDANWPAIATELIAIISERQALLLPGYGLLTWGNDLGQAVARAEAVERWCAIALNYYDANE; encoded by the coding sequence ATGCCCAAGTCTGCGGTGCGGGAAACGTACCACTATCTGGTCGGTTCAGTCGGCCACTGGTCGGCGCCGGTTAGCCGGACGCTGGACGAGCGCGTGCGCGACACGCTTATCCCGCGCCGCAGCCGTGAGGCATTTGTCGCCGCCGTCCGCTCGGCCGCCGCCGCCGGCCTGACGGCCGGCACGCTGTCGGAGGCCAGTATACGGCTGGGGCAAGAGAAGTTCGCCATCACCACCCGCACGTGTCGGGCCTCGGCCATAACCGAGGATGACCTGACCGTGGCCGCCCTCCATGACCGTTGGGTTATTGGCCGCGAGGAGTTGCCGCGCTTCGCGCCCCTCCATCGCCTTTTCTATCGCGCGACAGCCGCCGGCGCGGTGCTGCTCACTCAGCCGGTGGCCGCCCTCACCATTGCCGCGCGTCGCCTCGCGCCGCCCGCCCATTTGTTGGCGGATGCGGCGGCCGACGTCGGCGATCTGATTTGTTTCGATTTCCAGCCCGGCGATGACGTCTTGGCCGAGACGGATGACGCCAATTGGCCGGCCATCGCCACAGAATTAATAGCCATCATCAGCGAGCGACAGGCATTGCTTCTGCCGGGCTACGGTCTGCTCACCTGGGGCAATGACCTGGGGCAGGCCGTCGCGCGCGCCGAGGCTGTCGAGCGCTGGTGCGCCATCGCCTTAAACTATTATGATGCAAATGAATGA